One part of the Anopheles coustani chromosome 2, idAnoCousDA_361_x.2, whole genome shotgun sequence genome encodes these proteins:
- the LOC131267538 gene encoding RISC-loading complex subunit tarbp2-like, whose protein sequence is MKTPKTALQELLNRGITPQYNLIQVEGAVHEPTFRYRVSYQDKDAMGTGKSKKEAKHAAARALIDKLAVTQENLANHNTPGGEEEPSGNPIVWLQKMCIARSWPSPLYEMEMEEVLPHERQFTIACVVLKYHEVGEGKSKKIAKRQAAQKMWQRLQDQPLEPSQTMQLLDDDGNEEQINLNDRSINFKALLDDIANEQRFEVTYVDIDEKTHSGMYQCLLQLSTLPVAVCHGTGKTILDAQMHAARNSLEYLKIMPRF, encoded by the exons ATGAAAACGCCGAAGACGGCGTTGCAGGAGCTGCTGAACCGCGGCATCACACCGCAGTATAACTTGATCCAGGTGGAGGGAGCCGTACACGAACCCACGTTCCGTTATCGTGTTTCGTATCAGGACAAGGATG CTATGGGCACTGGAAAATCTAAAAAGGAGGCTAAACATGCGGCTGCCCGGGCGCTGATCGATAAGCTGGCTGTTACGCAAGA GAACCTTGCCAATCATAACACGCCCGGCGGAGAAGAGGAACCATCGGGCAATCCGATCGTTTGGCTCCAGAAGATGTGCATTGCACGCAGCTGGCCCTCGCCATTGTACGAGATGGAAATGGAGGAAGTTCTGCCGCACGAGCGCCAGTTCACGATAGCATGCGTCGTGTTAAAATACCATGAGGTCGGTGAGGGTAAGAGTAAAAAGATCGCCAAACGTCAGGCGGCACAGAAGATGTGGCAGCGCCTGCAGGATCAGCCGCTAGAACCGAGTCAAACAATGCAGCTGCTCGACGACGATGGCAACGAAGAG CAAATTAACCTGAACGATAGGAGTATCAATTTCAAAGCCCTGCTGGACGATATCGCTAACGAGCAACGCTTCGAGGTAACTTACGTGGATATCGATGAGAAGACGCATAGTGGCATGTACCAGTGTCTGTTACAGCTGTCCACCCTGCCGGTTGCCGTCTGCCACGGTACGGGCAAAACTATCTTGGACGCGCAAATGCATGCCGCACGCAACTCACTGGAGTATCTGAAAATTATGCCGCGATTTTAG